Proteins from one Planctomyces sp. SH-PL62 genomic window:
- a CDS encoding aldose epimerase family protein — protein sequence MNALATGAGRFPAPLLGCLLSLAIVAPGVALGDVKGLSKMDFGKTKDGEAVELYTLKNGRIVVKVATYGATIVSIEAPDRDGKVDDVTLGFDTLEGYLGEHPYFGATVGRVANRIAKGKFTLDGEDYTLAVNNPPNALHGGLKGFNRVVWKARPFESPEGPAVEMTYTSPDGEEGYPGNLTVAVTFTVTADDELKIDYKATTDKATPLNLSNHTYFNLGGKTDASILDHELTLVASHYTPVDDTLIPTGEIVPVGGTPLDFTKPVAIGARIAKMTGDPGGYDHNFVLDGKPGALATVYDPRTGRVVEMKTTEPGVQFYSGNFLDGSNVGRGGVAYKKHHGMCLEAQHFPDSIHHPNFPNAVLRPGETYTQTTSYRFSTR from the coding sequence ATGAATGCGTTGGCTACCGGCGCGGGGCGATTCCCCGCCCCCCTCCTGGGGTGTCTCCTCTCGCTGGCGATCGTCGCCCCGGGCGTGGCGCTCGGCGACGTCAAGGGGCTGAGCAAGATGGACTTCGGCAAGACGAAGGACGGCGAGGCGGTCGAACTCTACACGTTGAAGAACGGGAGGATCGTCGTCAAGGTCGCCACTTATGGCGCGACGATCGTCTCGATCGAGGCCCCGGACCGCGACGGAAAGGTCGACGACGTCACCCTCGGGTTCGACACGCTCGAAGGCTACCTCGGCGAGCACCCCTACTTCGGGGCCACCGTCGGCCGCGTCGCCAACCGCATCGCCAAGGGGAAGTTCACGCTCGACGGCGAGGATTACACCCTGGCGGTCAACAACCCCCCGAACGCGCTCCACGGCGGCCTGAAGGGCTTCAATCGGGTCGTCTGGAAGGCCCGGCCGTTCGAGAGCCCCGAGGGCCCGGCGGTCGAGATGACCTACACCAGCCCCGACGGCGAGGAGGGGTATCCGGGGAACCTGACCGTCGCCGTCACGTTCACCGTCACGGCGGACGACGAGTTGAAGATCGACTACAAGGCGACCACCGACAAGGCCACGCCGCTGAACCTGTCGAACCACACCTATTTCAACCTGGGGGGGAAGACGGACGCGTCGATCCTCGATCATGAGCTGACGCTCGTCGCCTCGCACTACACCCCGGTCGACGACACCCTGATCCCGACCGGCGAGATCGTCCCCGTCGGCGGGACTCCGCTGGACTTCACGAAGCCGGTCGCGATCGGCGCCCGGATCGCCAAGATGACGGGCGACCCCGGCGGCTACGACCACAACTTCGTCCTCGATGGCAAGCCCGGCGCGCTGGCGACGGTCTACGACCCCAGGACGGGTCGCGTCGTGGAGATGAAGACGACCGAGCCCGGCGTCCAGTTCTACAGCGGTAACTTCCTGGACGGCTCGAACGTCGGCCGCGGGGGCGTCGCCTACAAGAAGCACCACGGGATGTGCCTGGAGGCCCAGCACTTCCCGGACTCGATCCATCACCCCAACTTCCCGAACGCGGTGCTCCGGCCCGGCGAGACCTACACCCAGACCACGTCGTACCGGTTCTCCACCCGCTGA
- a CDS encoding anion transporter, with protein MTPWKTWIAATLFGGVYAALAFGRLPGFRLDRPAIAMVGAAAMLGFGVMDLREAAGAVDVDTIVLLFGMMVLAGYLRLAGFVDLATQVVANRRPGPLAMLAVVVAMSGVLSAFLVNDVVCVALTPLVLELCRRLRRPAIPYLVGLATASNVGSVATITGNPQNIIIGSLSGISYARFAARLAPIAVVGLVLTFLVVATVYRRSLRTPDGPTPPARPPARIRNHRGLLIRAGLVTLGTVALFFAGAPVATAALIAAAVLMLDRLRPERAFEAVDWPLLVMFMGLFVVVHGFEANVVRNWDLSRIATEGSPVVPVSLAAIFLSNLVSNVPAVLLFKPVLAVIGDPEQGWLALAMSSTLAGNLTLLGSVANLIVVEYARRDGQELGFVEYLKVGVPLTLATCAVGIAWLSLTHY; from the coding sequence ATGACGCCCTGGAAAACCTGGATCGCGGCGACCTTGTTCGGCGGCGTCTACGCGGCCCTGGCGTTCGGACGCCTGCCGGGCTTCCGGCTGGATCGGCCCGCGATCGCGATGGTCGGGGCGGCGGCGATGCTCGGGTTCGGCGTGATGGACCTGCGCGAGGCCGCCGGGGCGGTCGACGTGGATACGATCGTCCTGCTCTTCGGGATGATGGTGCTCGCCGGCTATCTGCGCCTGGCGGGATTCGTCGACCTGGCGACCCAGGTCGTCGCGAATCGCCGGCCGGGGCCGCTGGCGATGCTGGCCGTGGTGGTGGCGATGTCCGGCGTCCTCTCGGCCTTCCTGGTCAACGACGTCGTCTGCGTGGCCCTGACGCCGCTGGTGCTGGAGCTTTGCCGACGCCTCCGTCGCCCCGCGATCCCCTATCTGGTGGGCCTGGCGACGGCCTCGAACGTCGGGTCGGTGGCGACGATCACCGGCAACCCGCAGAACATCATCATCGGCTCGCTCTCCGGGATCTCATACGCCCGTTTCGCCGCCAGGCTGGCCCCGATCGCGGTCGTCGGCCTGGTGCTGACGTTCCTCGTGGTGGCGACCGTGTACCGCCGATCGCTCCGGACGCCGGACGGGCCGACGCCCCCCGCGAGACCGCCCGCGAGAATCCGCAACCATCGGGGCCTCCTGATCCGCGCCGGCCTGGTGACGCTCGGGACGGTGGCGCTCTTCTTCGCCGGGGCGCCGGTGGCGACCGCGGCCCTGATCGCGGCGGCGGTGCTCATGCTGGACCGTCTCCGCCCGGAGCGGGCGTTCGAGGCGGTCGACTGGCCCTTGCTGGTGATGTTCATGGGGCTGTTCGTGGTCGTCCACGGCTTCGAGGCCAACGTCGTCCGAAACTGGGACCTGAGTCGGATCGCCACCGAAGGCTCGCCGGTCGTCCCCGTGAGCCTGGCGGCGATCTTCCTGTCGAATTTGGTCTCAAATGTGCCTGCGGTCCTCCTGTTCAAGCCCGTCCTGGCGGTGATCGGGGATCCGGAGCAGGGGTGGCTGGCGCTCGCGATGTCGAGCACGCTGGCCGGGAACCTGACGCTGTTGGGCTCCGTGGCGAACCTGATCGTCGTCGAGTACGCCCGGCGGGACGGCCAGGAGCTGGGCTTCGTGGAGTACCTCAAGGTCGGCGTGCCTCTGACCCTCGCGACCTGCGCCGTGGGGATCGCCTGGCTCTCGCTGACCCACTACTGA
- a CDS encoding MFS transporter — MTEAETESTHEPSPRSLACLDALNFFLADVRDGLGPYLAIYLTSRRGWDPSQVGVAMAAMLLGTIATQSPAGAMIDRIRWKRAAVAGAAGVVAAGCLAMILFQGYYVVVASQAMIGAAASVFPPAIAALTLGIVGHKRLARRTGRNEAFNHLGNVAAAVLAGAAGYLIGYWSIFCLVALMAALSVVSVLVLPESDIDHDRARGSTDGVEGGPQVESIAELFQDRRILAFTACAVMFHFANAAMLPLVGQKVTAGMDRGTAILMSACIITAQVVMIPVSLAASRLAESWGRKPVFVIGFAVLPIRGLLYTLTANPYLLVGIQLLDGIGAGIFGVVSVLVVADLTRGTGRFNLTQGVLATATALGAALSNVACGYIVKAAGFDAGFATLAAIAVGGLVLYARAMPETRDLAPHVGMKAAVAPA, encoded by the coding sequence ATGACCGAAGCCGAGACCGAGTCGACGCACGAGCCGTCTCCGAGGAGCCTCGCCTGCCTGGATGCGCTCAACTTCTTCCTCGCCGACGTGCGGGACGGACTGGGGCCGTATCTGGCGATCTACCTGACGTCGCGACGGGGATGGGACCCCTCGCAGGTGGGGGTCGCGATGGCGGCGATGCTCCTCGGTACGATCGCCACCCAGTCGCCGGCGGGGGCCATGATCGATCGGATCCGCTGGAAGCGGGCGGCCGTGGCGGGGGCGGCGGGCGTCGTCGCGGCCGGCTGCCTGGCCATGATCCTGTTCCAGGGCTACTACGTCGTCGTGGCGTCCCAGGCGATGATCGGGGCCGCGGCGTCCGTCTTCCCGCCGGCGATCGCGGCCCTGACGCTGGGGATCGTCGGCCACAAGCGGCTGGCGCGACGGACGGGCCGGAATGAGGCCTTCAACCACCTGGGGAATGTGGCGGCGGCGGTCCTGGCCGGCGCGGCCGGATACCTCATCGGCTACTGGTCGATCTTCTGCCTCGTCGCCCTCATGGCCGCCCTGAGCGTCGTCTCGGTCCTGGTCCTGCCGGAGTCGGACATCGACCACGACCGGGCCCGGGGATCGACCGACGGGGTCGAGGGGGGGCCGCAGGTCGAGTCGATCGCGGAGCTGTTCCAGGATCGCCGGATCCTGGCTTTCACGGCCTGCGCGGTGATGTTCCACTTCGCCAACGCGGCGATGCTGCCCCTGGTCGGCCAGAAGGTCACGGCGGGGATGGACCGTGGGACGGCGATCTTGATGTCGGCGTGTATCATCACCGCCCAGGTGGTCATGATCCCGGTCTCATTGGCGGCCAGCCGGCTGGCCGAGAGCTGGGGACGGAAGCCGGTTTTCGTGATCGGCTTCGCGGTGCTGCCGATCCGGGGCCTGCTCTACACTCTGACGGCCAACCCGTACCTCCTGGTCGGCATCCAGCTCCTGGACGGGATCGGGGCGGGGATCTTCGGCGTCGTCTCGGTCCTGGTCGTCGCCGACCTGACCCGGGGGACGGGCCGATTCAACCTGACGCAGGGGGTGCTGGCGACCGCGACGGCCCTCGGCGCAGCCCTGAGCAACGTCGCCTGCGGCTACATCGTCAAGGCGGCCGGCTTCGACGCCGGGTTCGCGACGCTCGCCGCGATCGCCGTGGGGGGGCTCGTCCTTTATGCCAGGGCCATGCCGGAGACCCGCGACCTCGCCCCTCATGTCGGGATGAAGGCGGCCGTCGCCCCCGCGTGA
- a CDS encoding PEP-CTERM sorting domain-containing protein (PEP-CTERM proteins occur, often in large numbers, in the proteomes of bacteria that also encode an exosortase, a predicted intramembrane cysteine proteinase. The presence of a PEP-CTERM domain at a protein's C-terminus predicts cleavage within the sorting domain, followed by covalent anchoring to some some component of the (usually Gram-negative) cell surface. Many PEP-CTERM proteins exhibit an unusual sequence composition that includes large numbers of potential glycosylation sites. Expression of one such protein has been shown restore the ability of a bacterium to form floc, a type of biofilm.), whose protein sequence is MTLRFRSLWIPALLASVLAAPAVAPAGVIVNIDARYYGYEGSQNIPAVGEAVTPISNAPDGLNKALNLTAGTYKVTNAFGQATALYNAFRFNESTGESWVWNFLITNATDGDKAVLFGEGSGLGATAEDVAAQSAVEDYVAYFTLATNSVLNFVIRDSYLADNAGGVSLLIQEVAPLGNTAVPEPTGLVLLGAGSLLSATLIFRRRRLAS, encoded by the coding sequence ATGACGCTTCGATTCCGATCCCTCTGGATCCCCGCCCTGCTCGCGTCCGTCCTGGCCGCCCCCGCCGTCGCCCCCGCCGGCGTGATCGTCAACATCGACGCCCGCTACTACGGGTACGAGGGGAGCCAGAACATCCCCGCCGTCGGCGAGGCCGTCACCCCCATCAGCAACGCCCCCGACGGCCTCAACAAGGCGCTGAACCTGACCGCGGGGACCTACAAGGTCACCAACGCGTTCGGCCAGGCCACCGCCCTGTACAACGCCTTCCGGTTCAACGAGTCGACCGGCGAATCGTGGGTCTGGAACTTCCTGATCACCAACGCCACCGACGGCGACAAGGCCGTCCTGTTCGGCGAAGGCTCGGGCCTGGGCGCGACGGCCGAGGACGTGGCCGCCCAGTCGGCGGTGGAGGACTACGTGGCCTACTTCACGCTCGCCACGAATTCCGTCCTCAACTTCGTGATCCGCGACTCCTACCTGGCCGACAACGCCGGCGGCGTTTCGCTGCTCATCCAGGAGGTCGCCCCGCTCGGCAACACCGCCGTCCCCGAGCCGACCGGCTTGGTCCTCCTCGGCGCCGGCTCGCTCCTCTCCGCGACGCTGATCTTCCGCCGCCGTCGCCTGGCGAGCTGA
- a CDS encoding glycosyltransferase family 39 protein, producing MSILDRLSHPIDPAPFLNRLLDLITRRPLVVCLWLGVALRLWVYLQGRPYWMDEGSLLANLREGGIFDLSSPLKSDQLAPPAFLAAQRLVTRLLGESPFATRLIPLACGLGSLWLFRAIARRTLPTSAAVVAMFLFAVGDDLVYYANELKPYSTDLAVGLLVTLISLKELHDPPSRSRRAGLAALAVASPWISFASVFVVAGCGLALLIDRLRSHRRGEIAMLLATAAAWGASVLIAHRASSRLLGPATSMYVFWNFAFLPFPPTDRKSLARAVGIVLETFVTPLNLTPRLLPYAFALFALAMAIQGARRIARRDAGTLGVLLLPMALALAASALRRYPFHGRLILWLAPAFFLLIAEGLQDLRHRRGRLWYSAALAFLLIYPTFDTLYEAVPPHIREFNSHGDLRKNRFME from the coding sequence GTGTCCATCCTCGACCGTCTTTCCCATCCGATTGATCCGGCCCCCTTCCTGAACCGACTGCTCGACCTGATCACGCGGCGCCCGCTCGTGGTGTGCCTCTGGCTGGGCGTCGCGCTGAGGTTGTGGGTCTATCTCCAGGGCCGCCCCTACTGGATGGACGAGGGTTCGCTCCTCGCCAATCTCCGCGAGGGGGGCATCTTCGACCTCTCCAGCCCCCTGAAGTCCGACCAGCTCGCGCCGCCGGCCTTCCTGGCCGCCCAACGGCTCGTCACCCGCCTCCTGGGCGAATCGCCGTTTGCGACCCGACTGATCCCCCTGGCGTGCGGCCTCGGCTCGCTCTGGCTCTTTCGCGCGATCGCCCGGCGCACGCTGCCCACCTCGGCGGCCGTCGTCGCGATGTTCCTCTTCGCGGTCGGCGACGACCTCGTCTACTACGCGAACGAATTGAAGCCGTATTCGACCGACCTGGCGGTCGGGCTCCTGGTCACGCTTATCAGTCTTAAGGAGCTTCACGACCCCCCGAGCCGATCCCGCCGCGCGGGCCTTGCGGCCCTGGCCGTCGCGTCTCCCTGGATCTCGTTCGCCTCGGTCTTCGTGGTGGCCGGCTGCGGACTGGCCCTCCTCATCGACCGCCTGCGATCGCACCGCAGGGGCGAGATCGCGATGCTGCTCGCGACGGCCGCCGCCTGGGGGGCGAGCGTGCTGATCGCCCATCGTGCGTCGAGCCGACTCCTCGGCCCGGCGACGTCGATGTACGTCTTCTGGAACTTCGCGTTCCTGCCGTTCCCCCCCACCGATCGGAAATCGCTGGCGAGGGCCGTGGGGATCGTGCTGGAGACGTTCGTCACGCCCCTGAACCTGACACCCCGGCTCCTCCCGTACGCATTCGCCCTCTTCGCCCTGGCGATGGCGATCCAGGGGGCGCGGCGCATCGCTCGCCGCGACGCCGGAACGCTGGGCGTGCTGCTCCTGCCGATGGCCCTGGCGCTCGCCGCGTCGGCCCTGCGACGCTACCCCTTCCACGGCCGCCTGATCCTCTGGCTGGCCCCGGCGTTCTTCCTGCTGATCGCCGAAGGCTTGCAGGACCTGCGCCACCGTCGCGGACGCCTCTGGTACTCCGCCGCCCTGGCGTTCCTGCTCATCTACCCGACGTTCGACACGCTCTACGAAGCCGTGCCGCCCCACATTCGGGAATTCAACAGCCACGGCGATCTGCGCAAGAACCGGTTCATGGAATGA
- a CDS encoding alpha-amylase family glycosyl hydrolase: MKSPARPRLVAIAGLLAAIATARGQTVDRVGPPSWWAEGEDRTVTLLIEGSGLVDAPIRATAGPLRIGKVHALPHGRAAFVDVTIPGGAEPGRCELTVGRDVRVEWPLLARPSRSPRPFGPDDVLYLIMPDRFADGDPANNEAPQGDRMFDRGRPDAYHGGDFSGIRKRLPTLVDLGITTLWLTPIYRTADSWFDAVIDGKPRKMADYHGYAPVDFYAINPRFGTFDDYRALVDEAHALGLKVVQDQLLGFSGPKHPWRERPPTASWFNGPLDRPPSCTFRYEALVDPHALEADRRGVTDGWFLGILPDLNLRDDRAARYAIQQSLWWTTLFEADGIRLDTFPLVDRTFWKCWSERLRATHPGMRAVGEAMIWDAPRLSFFQGGREGWDGVDPGVESLFDFPMHGAITGVFKGKDPMSFLAETLRRDHLYPHPELLTTFQDNHDVSRLASVPGTTPARLRLAAAFLLTSRGIPQLAWGDEIGLAGGAEIRPDYPGGFPGDPRDAFTRAGRTPDEDRLFQTYRTLLHLRKSEPALRRGKTTNLIATDEAYVFLREYEGSRVVVALNRGAKPARLRLPTLVNGPAVVLHGEGRWTPGSEGPALETPAETAVILRLGE; this comes from the coding sequence TTGAAGTCCCCGGCCCGTCCCCGGCTCGTCGCGATCGCCGGCCTCCTCGCCGCGATCGCGACGGCCCGCGGGCAGACGGTCGACCGCGTCGGCCCGCCGTCCTGGTGGGCCGAGGGCGAGGACCGGACCGTCACCCTCCTGATCGAAGGCTCGGGGCTGGTCGACGCCCCCATCCGCGCGACCGCCGGACCGTTGCGGATCGGCAAGGTCCACGCCCTCCCCCACGGCCGCGCCGCGTTCGTGGACGTGACGATCCCCGGCGGGGCCGAGCCCGGCCGTTGCGAGCTGACCGTCGGCCGCGACGTTCGGGTCGAGTGGCCGCTGCTCGCCCGACCGTCCCGGTCCCCGCGGCCGTTCGGGCCGGACGACGTCCTCTACCTGATCATGCCCGACCGCTTCGCCGACGGAGACCCGGCGAACAACGAGGCTCCCCAGGGCGACCGGATGTTCGACCGGGGCCGACCGGACGCGTATCACGGCGGCGACTTCTCCGGGATCCGAAAACGGCTCCCCACGCTCGTCGACCTCGGGATCACGACGCTCTGGCTGACCCCGATCTACCGGACCGCCGATTCCTGGTTCGACGCCGTGATCGACGGCAAACCCCGGAAGATGGCCGATTACCACGGCTATGCCCCGGTCGATTTCTATGCGATCAATCCCCGCTTCGGGACCTTCGACGATTACCGGGCACTTGTCGACGAGGCCCATGCGCTGGGGCTCAAGGTGGTCCAGGATCAGCTCCTGGGCTTCAGCGGGCCGAAGCATCCCTGGCGAGAACGCCCGCCGACGGCCTCGTGGTTCAACGGGCCGCTCGACCGGCCCCCTTCTTGCACGTTCCGATACGAGGCCCTCGTCGACCCGCACGCCCTGGAGGCCGACCGCCGGGGCGTGACCGACGGCTGGTTCCTGGGCATCCTTCCCGACCTCAACCTGCGCGACGACCGCGCGGCCCGCTATGCGATCCAGCAGTCCCTCTGGTGGACGACCCTGTTCGAGGCCGACGGCATCCGTCTCGACACGTTCCCCCTCGTCGATCGGACGTTCTGGAAGTGCTGGTCCGAACGGCTGCGGGCGACTCACCCCGGGATGCGGGCGGTGGGCGAGGCGATGATCTGGGACGCCCCCCGGCTCTCGTTCTTCCAGGGGGGCCGCGAGGGCTGGGACGGGGTCGACCCCGGCGTCGAGTCGCTGTTCGACTTCCCGATGCACGGCGCGATCACCGGCGTGTTCAAGGGGAAGGACCCCATGTCGTTCCTGGCCGAGACGCTCCGTCGCGACCACCTCTACCCGCACCCGGAGTTGCTGACGACGTTCCAGGACAACCACGACGTCTCGCGGCTGGCGAGCGTCCCCGGGACGACCCCGGCGCGACTCCGGCTGGCGGCGGCCTTCCTGCTCACCTCGCGCGGCATCCCCCAACTCGCCTGGGGGGACGAGATCGGACTCGCCGGCGGGGCCGAGATCCGCCCGGACTATCCGGGAGGCTTCCCCGGCGACCCTCGCGACGCTTTCACGAGAGCCGGACGGACGCCCGACGAGGATCGCCTGTTCCAGACTTACCGCACCCTGCTCCACCTGCGGAAGTCCGAGCCTGCCCTGCGGCGGGGGAAGACCACCAACCTCATCGCCACGGACGAGGCTTATGTGTTCCTGCGGGAATACGAGGGCTCGCGGGTCGTCGTCGCCCTCAACCGGGGGGCGAAGCCGGCCCGCTTGCGACTCCCCACGCTGGTGAACGGCCCGGCCGTCGTCCTCCACGGCGAGGGCCGCTGGACTCCCGGCTCCGAGGGACCCGCGCTGGAGACGCCCGCCGAGACGGCCGTGATCCTCAGGCTGGGGGAGTGA
- a CDS encoding sodium:solute symporter family protein has protein sequence MHTTLAWIDYLIMVIYFAFVLGIGFALKRFMKTSTDFFLSGRSIPAWVAGLAFISANLGAQEVIGMAASGAKYGIATSHFYWLGAIPAMVFVGLFMMPFYYGSRARSVPEYLRLRFDEKTRGLNAITFAAMTVMSSGISMYAMAKLIETLHIFDPLMQALGLPMSYIFHLSIVVSALITLGYVYLGGLTSAIYNEVLQFFLIVAGFFPLVWLGLKNVGGWDGLVAKTPAGFGHAWKGMTNAETNPLGVEWFALAMGLGFVLSFGYWCTDFLVVQRAMAADSMTSARRTPLIAAIPKMFFPFLVILPGLIAIALPTPTEADMPPGAPASVVKADTMGKGIIPAKVDSAGEVVVDTNGKPVLDYDLAIPNMLLYYFPTGILGLGLTALLASFMSGMAGNITAFNTVWTFDIYQAYIKPEASDKHYLRMGHFATFFGTVVSIAAAYVATQFNNIMELLQLVFAFVNAPLFATFMLGMFWKRATANGAFYGLVAGISAAAIHHGLTLPEGASASVKGGWIHLVHTYRNEMAQNFWTAIWAWTTCFVVTIVISLFTRPRKDEELVGLVYSLTKHDVDEQLPWYKRPAVLGVVVLLMTLALNLIFM, from the coding sequence ATGCATACCACATTGGCGTGGATCGATTACTTGATCATGGTGATCTATTTCGCCTTCGTGCTCGGGATCGGTTTCGCGCTGAAGCGGTTCATGAAGACCAGCACGGACTTCTTCCTCTCGGGCCGCTCGATCCCGGCCTGGGTGGCCGGCCTGGCCTTCATCTCGGCCAACCTGGGCGCCCAGGAGGTCATCGGCATGGCCGCCTCGGGGGCGAAGTACGGGATCGCGACCTCGCACTTCTACTGGCTGGGGGCGATCCCGGCGATGGTGTTCGTCGGCCTGTTCATGATGCCGTTCTACTACGGCTCGCGGGCGCGGTCGGTGCCGGAGTACCTCCGCCTGCGGTTCGACGAGAAGACCCGGGGACTGAACGCGATCACGTTCGCGGCGATGACCGTGATGTCGTCCGGCATTTCGATGTACGCGATGGCCAAGCTGATCGAGACCCTGCACATCTTCGACCCCTTGATGCAGGCGCTCGGCCTGCCGATGAGCTACATCTTCCACCTCAGCATCGTCGTCTCGGCCCTGATCACGCTGGGCTACGTCTACCTGGGCGGGCTGACGAGCGCGATCTACAACGAGGTGCTCCAGTTCTTCCTGATCGTCGCGGGCTTCTTCCCGCTGGTCTGGCTGGGCCTGAAGAACGTCGGCGGCTGGGACGGGCTGGTCGCCAAGACGCCCGCCGGGTTCGGCCACGCCTGGAAGGGGATGACCAACGCCGAGACGAACCCGCTGGGCGTCGAGTGGTTCGCGCTGGCGATGGGGCTGGGCTTCGTCCTCTCGTTCGGCTACTGGTGCACGGACTTCCTGGTGGTCCAGCGCGCGATGGCGGCGGACTCGATGACCTCGGCCCGTCGGACTCCGCTGATCGCCGCGATCCCCAAGATGTTCTTCCCGTTCCTGGTCATCCTGCCGGGGCTCATCGCCATCGCGCTGCCGACCCCCACCGAGGCCGACATGCCCCCCGGCGCCCCCGCGTCGGTCGTCAAGGCGGACACGATGGGCAAGGGGATCATCCCGGCGAAGGTGGACTCCGCCGGCGAGGTCGTGGTCGACACCAACGGCAAGCCGGTGCTCGACTACGACCTGGCGATCCCGAACATGCTCCTGTACTACTTCCCGACCGGGATCCTCGGCCTGGGGCTGACGGCCCTGCTGGCCAGCTTCATGTCGGGCATGGCCGGCAACATCACGGCGTTCAACACGGTCTGGACGTTCGACATCTACCAGGCGTACATCAAGCCCGAAGCCAGCGACAAGCACTACCTCCGGATGGGCCATTTCGCCACCTTCTTCGGGACGGTGGTCTCGATCGCCGCGGCGTACGTGGCGACCCAGTTCAACAACATCATGGAGCTGCTCCAGCTCGTCTTCGCGTTCGTCAACGCCCCCCTCTTCGCGACGTTCATGCTCGGCATGTTCTGGAAGCGGGCCACGGCCAACGGCGCGTTCTACGGGCTCGTCGCGGGGATCTCGGCGGCGGCGATCCACCACGGCCTCACGCTACCGGAGGGCGCCTCGGCGAGCGTCAAGGGGGGCTGGATCCACCTGGTCCACACCTACCGCAACGAGATGGCCCAGAACTTCTGGACGGCCATCTGGGCCTGGACGACCTGCTTCGTGGTCACCATCGTGATCAGCCTCTTCACCCGCCCCCGCAAGGACGAGGAGCTGGTCGGCCTGGTCTACTCGCTGACCAAGCACGACGTCGACGAACAGCTCCCGTGGTACAAGCGGCCCGCCGTCCTGGGCGTCGTGGTGCTGCTGATGACCTTGGCCCTCAATCTCATCTTCATGTGA
- the rfaD gene encoding ADP-glyceromanno-heptose 6-epimerase, with product MIAITGAAGFIGSNLAHRLSAAGRELILVDHPLTAATAVNWAGLGRFRFVPMERFLLDLERGEGKAIEAIFHLGACSSTTETDWRFLLENNVGYTRSLWEWSAAEQRPFFYASSAATYGDGSKGFSDRTPPTELEPLNLYGKSKNDFDAWALSEIAAGNPRPPAWAGLKFFNVYGPREIHKGKMASVVWHARRQVLETGEVRLFRSNDPTYPDGGQRRDFVFVEDCIDHMLWLWEHPEASGIYNSGTGTARTFLDLVHAVFAALDREPRIQFIDMPPELGRQYQNYTQADMSKLRDAGFARQPTPLEEGVRRTLSWEDAPTIAVTPPA from the coding sequence ATGATCGCGATCACGGGAGCCGCCGGATTCATCGGTTCGAACCTCGCCCATCGGCTGTCGGCGGCGGGGAGGGAGCTGATCCTGGTCGACCACCCCCTGACGGCGGCCACGGCGGTCAACTGGGCCGGGCTGGGCCGGTTCCGCTTCGTGCCGATGGAGCGGTTCCTCCTGGACCTGGAGCGGGGCGAGGGGAAGGCGATCGAGGCCATCTTCCACCTGGGCGCGTGCAGCTCCACCACCGAGACCGACTGGCGGTTCCTGCTGGAGAACAACGTCGGCTACACCCGCAGCCTCTGGGAGTGGAGCGCCGCCGAGCAGCGGCCCTTCTTCTACGCGTCGAGCGCCGCGACCTACGGCGACGGCTCGAAAGGGTTCAGCGATCGAACGCCTCCGACCGAGCTGGAGCCGCTCAACCTCTACGGCAAGAGCAAGAACGACTTCGACGCCTGGGCCCTGTCCGAGATCGCCGCGGGGAATCCCCGGCCGCCGGCCTGGGCGGGCCTCAAGTTCTTCAACGTGTACGGCCCCCGCGAGATCCACAAGGGGAAGATGGCGAGCGTCGTCTGGCACGCCCGCCGTCAGGTCCTCGAGACGGGCGAGGTCCGGCTGTTCAGGTCGAACGACCCGACCTACCCCGACGGCGGCCAGCGCCGGGACTTCGTCTTCGTGGAAGACTGCATCGACCACATGCTCTGGCTCTGGGAGCACCCGGAGGCCTCGGGTATCTACAACAGCGGGACCGGGACGGCCCGGACCTTCCTGGACCTGGTCCATGCGGTCTTCGCGGCCCTCGACCGCGAGCCCCGAATCCAGTTCATCGACATGCCCCCCGAACTCGGCCGCCAGTACCAGAACTACACGCAGGCTGATATGAGCAAGCTCCGCGACGCGGGGTTCGCCCGCCAGCCGACGCCCCTCGAAGAAGGGGTCCGGCGGACCCTTTCCTGGGAAGACGCGCCGACGATCGCGGTCACTCCCCCAGCCTGA